In Streptomyces pluripotens, the genomic window TCCCCGGGGGGCCGCTCACCCGAGCGGTCCCCCGGAGCCTGGCGGAACTGTCCTGCGAGGGATGCCCCGCAGGAGAATTACTTGGCCTTCTCGAGGATCTCGACGACGCGCCAGCGCTTCGTCGCGGACAGCGGCCGGGTCTCCATGAGGAGGACACGGTCGCCGACGCCCGCGGCGTTCTGCTCGTCGTGCGCCTTGAGCTTGTTGGTACGGCGGATGACCTTGCCGTACAGCGCGTGCTTGACGCGGTCCTCGACGGCGACGACGACGGTCTTGTCCATCTTGTCGCTGACGACCAGACCCTCACGGGTCTTACGGAAACCGCGAGCTTCCTTGTTCTCAGTCACGTTGCTCTCGCTCATCAGGCGTTCTCCACCGTCTCGATGCCGAGCTCACGCTCACGCATGAGGGTGTAGATCCGGGCGATGTCCTTGCGGACCGCCCTGAGACGGCCGTGGTTTTCGAGCTGACCCGTGGCCGCCTGGAAGCGGAGGTTGAACAGCTCTTCCTTGGCCTCGCGGAGCTTCGCCAGAAGCTCCTCGTTGCCCAGCTCGCGCAGCTCGGACGCCTTGGTACCGGCCGACATCACGCTTCACCTGCCTCGCGCTTGACGATCCGGCACTTCATCGGCAGCTTGTGGGCCGCACGGGTCAGCGCCTCACGGGCGATCTTCTCGTTGGGGTACGACAGCTCGAACATCACGCGTCCGGGCTTGACGTTGGCCACCCACCACTCCGGGGAGCCCTTACCGGAACCCATGCGGGTCTCGGCGGGCTTCTTCGTCAGCGGGCGGTCCGGGTAGATGTTGATCCAGACCTTGCCGCCACGCTTGATGTGACGGGTCATGGCGATACGAGCCGCCTCGATCTGGCGGTTCGTGACGTACGCCGGGGTCAGCGCCTGGATGCCGTACTCGCCGAACGCAACCTGCGTGCCACCCTTGGACATACCGTTGCGCTTCGGGTGGTGCTGCTTGCGGTGCTTGACCCTACGGGGGATCAGCATGTCGGTCAGGCCTCCGTTCCGGTGCTCTCAGCCGGAGCCTCGGCCTTGGGAGCCTCGGCCTTGGGGGCCTCGGCGCCGGCAGACTGCTGCGGCTTGCGACCGCGCCGCTCGCCACCGCGGCCACCACGGGCCGGGCGGTCGGAGCCACCGCGCGCCGGGCGGTTACCCGCACGGGCAGCGGCGTTCTCGGCGCGGACCTCGGCGATGTTCTTGACGTCGCCCTTGTAGATCCAGACCTTCACACCGATACGGCCGAAGGTCGTCTTGGCCTCGAAGAAGCCGTAGTCCACGTTCGCGCGGAGGGTGTGCAGGGGCACGCGGCCCTCGCGGTAGAACTCCGAGCGGGACATCTCGGCGCCGCCGAGACGGCCACCACACTGGATCTTGATGCCCTTGGCGCCGGCCTTCATGGCGGACTGCATGCTCTTGCGCATGGCCCGACGGAAGGAGACGCGGGAGGACAGCTGCTCGGCGACGGCCTGGGCCACCAGCTGAGCGTCCGTCTCCGGGTTCTTGACCTCGAGGATGTTCAGCTGGACCTGCTTGCCGGTCAGCTTCTCCAGGTCACCGCGGATGCGGTCGGCCTCGGCGCCGCGGCGGCCGATGACGATGCCCGGGCGAGCGGTGTGGATGTCCACGCGGACGCGGTCACGGGTGCGCTCGATCTCCACCTTGGAGATGCCGGCGCGCTCCATGCCGGACGTCATCATCCGACGGATGGCGACGTCTTCCTTGACGTAGTCCTTGTACAGCTTGTCGGCGTACCAACGCGACTTGAAGTCGGTCGTGACACCGAGTCGGAACCCATGCGGGTTTACCTTCTGGCCCATTACCGGGTTCCTTCCTTGCTGCTGACGACCACGGTGATGTGGCTGGTCCGCTTGCG contains:
- the rpsQ gene encoding 30S ribosomal protein S17, which codes for MSESNVTENKEARGFRKTREGLVVSDKMDKTVVVAVEDRVKHALYGKVIRRTNKLKAHDEQNAAGVGDRVLLMETRPLSATKRWRVVEILEKAK
- the rpmC gene encoding 50S ribosomal protein L29 gives rise to the protein MSAGTKASELRELGNEELLAKLREAKEELFNLRFQAATGQLENHGRLRAVRKDIARIYTLMRERELGIETVENA
- the rplP gene encoding 50S ribosomal protein L16, with translation MLIPRRVKHRKQHHPKRNGMSKGGTQVAFGEYGIQALTPAYVTNRQIEAARIAMTRHIKRGGKVWINIYPDRPLTKKPAETRMGSGKGSPEWWVANVKPGRVMFELSYPNEKIAREALTRAAHKLPMKCRIVKREAGEA
- the rpsC gene encoding 30S ribosomal protein S3, which codes for MGQKVNPHGFRLGVTTDFKSRWYADKLYKDYVKEDVAIRRMMTSGMERAGISKVEIERTRDRVRVDIHTARPGIVIGRRGAEADRIRGDLEKLTGKQVQLNILEVKNPETDAQLVAQAVAEQLSSRVSFRRAMRKSMQSAMKAGAKGIKIQCGGRLGGAEMSRSEFYREGRVPLHTLRANVDYGFFEAKTTFGRIGVKVWIYKGDVKNIAEVRAENAAARAGNRPARGGSDRPARGGRGGERRGRKPQQSAGAEAPKAEAPKAEAPAESTGTEA